The Sphingomonas sp. LY54 genome includes a region encoding these proteins:
- a CDS encoding MFS transporter, protein MPATSPFHYRDYRAFWAARLASTMASTMLVVVIGIHVYDLARETMSIERASFWLGMVGLAQFLPLFALTLVAGYVADRIDRRWIVRASLALELLCAAALAALVWFDAMSLGPLFAVAVVLGIGRAFAGPALASFAPNLVPPPLLPNAIALNSIAWQAGSVAGPLIGGGAYALGTALPYEASAILFGVALGAMLIIRPIPLGNAGDSHPLRAVIEGLRYVRDNKIVLGAITLDLFAVLLGGATAMLPVYARDILHVGSEGLGALRAAPAVGAALTALVLARRPLKRHVGAKMFACVALFGVATMVFGESRVMWLSLASLFVLGAADMISVYVRSSLIQLHTPDAMRGRVSAVSGLFISASNELGEFRAGLAGSAVGPVMAVVGGGALAVAATGLCALLFPGLRRADRFVAPDPKILAEASGKDVPDVEVPAMVAGLDPRAEKGQP, encoded by the coding sequence ATGCCGGCGACCTCCCCCTTCCATTATCGCGACTATCGCGCCTTCTGGGCGGCCCGATTGGCGAGCACGATGGCGAGCACGATGCTGGTCGTCGTCATCGGCATCCACGTCTACGACCTGGCGCGCGAGACGATGAGCATCGAGCGAGCGAGCTTCTGGCTCGGCATGGTCGGCCTGGCGCAGTTCCTGCCTCTGTTCGCGCTGACTTTGGTCGCGGGCTATGTGGCCGACCGGATCGACCGGCGCTGGATCGTCCGCGCCAGCCTCGCGCTCGAACTGCTCTGCGCCGCGGCCCTGGCGGCCCTGGTCTGGTTCGACGCGATGTCGCTGGGTCCTTTGTTCGCGGTCGCTGTGGTGCTCGGCATCGGCCGCGCCTTCGCCGGTCCCGCCCTTGCCTCCTTCGCTCCTAATCTCGTGCCGCCGCCGCTGCTTCCTAATGCGATCGCGCTCAATTCGATCGCCTGGCAGGCCGGCAGCGTCGCCGGCCCGCTGATCGGCGGCGGCGCCTATGCGCTCGGCACCGCCCTTCCCTACGAAGCCTCGGCAATTCTGTTCGGCGTGGCGCTCGGCGCCATGCTGATCATCCGGCCGATCCCGCTCGGCAATGCCGGCGACTCCCATCCGCTTCGCGCCGTCATCGAAGGGCTGCGCTACGTCCGCGACAACAAGATCGTGCTCGGTGCGATCACGCTCGATCTGTTCGCCGTGCTGCTCGGCGGCGCCACGGCGATGCTGCCGGTCTATGCCCGCGACATCCTCCATGTCGGTTCGGAAGGCCTCGGCGCCCTCCGCGCCGCGCCTGCGGTCGGCGCCGCCCTCACCGCGCTGGTGCTCGCGCGGAGGCCGCTCAAGCGCCACGTCGGCGCCAAGATGTTCGCCTGCGTCGCCCTGTTCGGCGTGGCGACGATGGTGTTCGGCGAATCGCGCGTGATGTGGCTCTCGCTGGCCAGCCTGTTCGTGCTCGGCGCCGCCGACATGATCAGCGTCTATGTCCGCTCCTCGCTGATCCAGCTCCACACGCCGGACGCGATGCGCGGCCGCGTCTCGGCCGTCTCGGGCCTGTTCATCTCCGCCTCCAACGAGCTTGGCGAGTTCCGCGCCGGCCTCGCCGGCTCGGCGGTCGGGCCGGTGATGGCGGTCGTGGGCGGCGGCGCGCTGGCGGTGGCGGCGACCGGCCTCTGCGCCCTGCTCTTCCCGGGGCTGCGCCGCGCCGACCGGTTCGTCGCGCCCGATCCAAAGATTCTTGCCGAAGCTTCCGGAAAGGACGTTCCGGACGTAGAAGTCCCCGCAATGGTCGCGGGCCTCGATCCCAGAGCCGAGAAAGGACAGCCATGA
- a CDS encoding cell wall hydrolase translates to MKKLLAVAAVASGLLVVAARAQDGGESAAAPPASEPDWSAWTRPLVPGVPPRVPRDAEASPEPVSPPDIADVDADAIDVVDAHWMALTMWGEARGEGEEGMRAVGHVIRNRWLAERYGAYVTDTVSQAYQFSCWNEGDPNRAAMLRVDELPADSDGHRQWQAAKRLANEILAGHSSDPTGGALFYHTNAVQPAWSRGVTPVARIGEHLFFRTAV, encoded by the coding sequence ATGAAGAAACTCCTGGCAGTCGCCGCGGTGGCAAGCGGCCTTCTGGTCGTCGCGGCCCGGGCGCAGGACGGCGGCGAGAGCGCGGCCGCGCCGCCCGCTTCGGAGCCCGACTGGAGCGCCTGGACGCGGCCGCTCGTCCCCGGCGTCCCGCCGCGCGTGCCGCGCGACGCCGAAGCCTCCCCGGAGCCGGTCTCGCCGCCGGATATTGCCGACGTCGACGCCGACGCGATCGACGTGGTCGACGCCCACTGGATGGCGCTCACCATGTGGGGCGAGGCGCGCGGCGAGGGCGAGGAGGGGATGCGCGCAGTCGGCCACGTGATCCGCAACCGCTGGCTGGCGGAGCGCTACGGCGCCTATGTCACCGACACGGTCAGCCAGGCCTATCAGTTCAGCTGCTGGAACGAGGGCGACCCCAACCGCGCGGCGATGCTCCGCGTCGACGAGCTGCCGGCCGACAGCGACGGCCACCGCCAATGGCAGGCGGCCAAGCGCCTCGCCAACGAGATCCTCGCCGGCCACTCCAGCGACCCGACCGGGGGTGCGCTCTTCTACCACACGAACGCCGTCCAGCCCGCCTGGTCGCGCGGCGTGACCCCGGTCGCCCGGATCGGCGAGCATCTCTTCTTTCGTACGGCAGTCTGA
- a CDS encoding GNAT family N-acetyltransferase, whose amino-acid sequence MSAVTLRHATSADAAALAAFAAHVFEQTFGPENTPEDMADYLRTTYAPDLQREEIAEAGSEVVLAEMDGAIVGYSYFRAGPSPDCVKAERPFEICRFYVDRDQHGRGIAAALMERTLAAAAPLGDAIWLSVWEHNGRALSFYRRYGFETVGERGFQLGSDLQRDLLMARPL is encoded by the coding sequence ATGAGCGCCGTCACGCTGCGCCACGCGACCAGCGCGGACGCTGCGGCGCTCGCCGCGTTCGCCGCCCATGTCTTCGAGCAGACGTTTGGCCCCGAAAACACGCCCGAGGACATGGCGGACTATCTCCGCACCACCTACGCGCCCGACCTGCAGCGCGAGGAGATCGCTGAGGCCGGATCCGAAGTGGTGCTCGCAGAGATGGACGGAGCGATCGTCGGCTATTCCTATTTCCGCGCCGGCCCGTCACCCGACTGCGTAAAGGCGGAGCGGCCGTTCGAGATCTGCCGCTTCTACGTCGACCGCGACCAGCACGGCCGCGGCATCGCGGCGGCGCTGATGGAACGCACCCTTGCCGCCGCTGCCCCCTTGGGCGACGCGATCTGGCTGAGCGTGTGGGAGCATAATGGCCGCGCTTTGTCCTTCTACCGCCGCTACGGCTTCGAGACGGTCGGCGAACGCGGGTTCCAGCTCGGCAGCGACCTCCAGCGCGACCTGCTGATGGCGCGGCCGCTCTAG
- a CDS encoding ATP-dependent helicase — MTQAVSTSAEPPYISGLNPPQREAVLTTEGPVLVLAGAGTGKTAALTARLAHLIATRRAWPSEILAVTFTNKAAREMKERVGRIVGDAVEGMPWLGTFHAVGAKMLRRHAELVGLQSNFTILDTDDQLRLLKQLIAAADIDEKRWPARQLAGLIDRWKNRGWTPAQIDAGESEAYANGKGAELYAAYQERLKALNACDFGDLLLHMLVILRTRRDVLEHYQQRFKYILVDEYQDTNQSQYLWLRLLAQERRNICCVGDDDQSIYSWRGAEVANILRFEQDFPGAKIVRLEQNYRSTSHILAAASGVIAHNGGRLGKTLWTDKDGGEKVSVIGVWDGPEEARRVGEEIESIQRKGGHLDDTAILVRAQFQTRELEDRFIAIGLPYRIVGGFRFYERAEIRDALAYLRVIAQPADDLAFERIVNTPKRGLGDKAVAKVHAFARAAGAPLLSAAAQMLDTDELTPQARRALGNLVGDFARWRARLDELPHPELARLVLDESGYTAMLQADRSAESAGRLENLNELTRAMEEYETLGAFLEHVSLVMENEASRDEEKVTIMTIHAAKGLEFGTVFLAGWEEGVFPSQRALDEGGNAALEEERRLAYVAITRARDKCFIIHAANRRIYGQWTSSIPSRFVAELPDAYVEHETTMSGGESLWRANWSERADPFAHLAAAQSNRASTRGPGWQRAASSGRFNSEPQRIVEARASAVSLGNPGRSDISLGQRVFHSKFGYGTVAEIEGNKLEIDFEHAGRKRVLDSFVSLA, encoded by the coding sequence GTGACCCAAGCCGTTTCCACCTCCGCAGAGCCGCCTTATATCAGCGGACTCAACCCGCCCCAGCGCGAGGCCGTGCTGACGACCGAGGGGCCGGTGCTGGTGCTGGCCGGCGCGGGCACGGGCAAGACCGCGGCGCTGACCGCGCGCCTCGCCCATCTGATCGCCACGCGCCGCGCCTGGCCGTCCGAGATCCTCGCCGTCACCTTCACCAACAAGGCGGCGCGCGAGATGAAGGAGCGGGTCGGCCGCATCGTCGGCGACGCGGTCGAGGGCATGCCCTGGCTCGGTACCTTCCACGCCGTCGGCGCCAAGATGCTGCGCCGCCACGCCGAATTGGTCGGTCTCCAGTCCAATTTCACCATCCTCGACACCGACGACCAGCTCCGCCTGCTGAAGCAGCTGATCGCGGCCGCGGACATCGACGAGAAACGCTGGCCCGCGCGCCAGCTTGCCGGCCTGATCGACCGTTGGAAGAACAGAGGCTGGACCCCGGCCCAGATCGACGCCGGCGAGAGCGAGGCCTATGCCAACGGCAAGGGCGCCGAACTCTACGCTGCCTATCAGGAGCGGCTGAAGGCGCTCAACGCCTGCGATTTCGGCGACCTTTTGCTGCACATGCTCGTGATCCTGCGCACCCGCCGCGACGTGCTCGAACATTATCAGCAGCGCTTCAAATATATCCTCGTCGACGAATATCAGGACACCAACCAGAGCCAGTATCTCTGGCTCCGCCTGCTCGCGCAGGAACGCAGGAACATCTGCTGCGTCGGCGACGACGACCAGTCGATCTACAGCTGGCGCGGCGCCGAGGTCGCCAACATCCTGCGCTTCGAACAGGATTTCCCCGGCGCCAAGATCGTCCGGCTTGAGCAGAATTACCGCTCGACCTCGCACATCCTCGCCGCCGCCTCGGGCGTCATCGCGCATAATGGCGGCCGGCTCGGCAAGACGCTCTGGACCGACAAGGACGGCGGCGAGAAGGTCAGCGTGATCGGCGTTTGGGACGGCCCCGAGGAGGCGCGCCGCGTCGGCGAGGAGATCGAATCGATCCAGCGCAAGGGCGGCCATCTCGACGACACCGCCATCCTCGTCCGCGCCCAGTTCCAGACCCGCGAGCTCGAGGACCGATTCATCGCGATCGGCCTCCCCTACCGCATCGTCGGCGGTTTCCGTTTCTACGAGCGCGCAGAGATCCGCGACGCCCTCGCCTATCTCCGCGTCATCGCCCAGCCGGCCGACGACCTTGCCTTCGAGCGGATCGTCAACACGCCCAAGCGCGGCCTCGGCGACAAGGCGGTGGCCAAGGTCCACGCCTTCGCCCGCGCTGCCGGCGCGCCTCTGCTGTCGGCCGCGGCGCAGATGCTCGACACCGACGAGCTCACTCCGCAGGCGCGGCGCGCGCTCGGCAACCTGGTCGGCGATTTCGCCCGCTGGCGTGCCCGGCTCGACGAATTGCCCCATCCCGAGCTCGCCCGCCTCGTCCTCGACGAGAGCGGCTACACCGCGATGCTCCAGGCCGACCGTTCGGCCGAAAGCGCCGGCCGGCTCGAAAATCTCAACGAGCTCACCCGCGCGATGGAGGAATATGAGACGCTCGGCGCCTTCCTCGAGCATGTCAGCCTGGTGATGGAGAACGAGGCCTCCCGCGACGAGGAGAAGGTCACGATCATGACCATCCACGCCGCCAAGGGCCTCGAGTTCGGCACCGTCTTCCTCGCCGGCTGGGAAGAAGGCGTGTTCCCCTCGCAGCGCGCGCTCGACGAGGGTGGCAATGCGGCCCTCGAGGAGGAGCGCCGCCTGGCCTATGTCGCGATCACGCGGGCGCGGGACAAATGCTTCATCATCCACGCCGCCAACCGCCGGATCTACGGCCAGTGGACCTCGTCGATCCCGTCGCGCTTCGTCGCCGAGCTACCCGACGCCTATGTCGAGCATGAGACGACGATGAGCGGCGGCGAGAGCCTGTGGCGTGCCAACTGGTCCGAGCGCGCCGACCCGTTCGCCCATCTCGCCGCCGCCCAGTCCAACCGCGCCAGCACCCGCGGTCCCGGCTGGCAGCGGGCCGCTTCATCGGGCCGCTTCAATTCCGAGCCGCAACGCATCGTCGAAGCGCGCGCCAGCGCGGTCAGCCTCGGCAATCCCGGCCGCAGCGACATCAGCCTCGGCCAGCGCGTCTTCCACTCCAAATTCGGCTACGGAACGGTCGCCGAGATCGAAGGCAACAAGCTGGAGATCGACTTCGAACATGCCGGTAGGAAGCGCGTCCTGGACAGCTTCGTGAGCTTGGCTTGA
- a CDS encoding type II toxin-antitoxin system VapC family toxin, which produces MIVVDTSALMAIIQDEPAANDCRSAIAKQEQMLIAAPNLTEALIVAAHRQLHDDMARLIDAFELIVVPLTEPLAHAAVRAYRHWGKGFHPAGLNFGDCFAYALAKEHDCPLLFVGDDFAKTDVTAATG; this is translated from the coding sequence GTGATCGTCGTCGATACGTCGGCGCTGATGGCCATCATTCAGGACGAGCCGGCGGCGAATGACTGCCGATCCGCAATCGCCAAGCAGGAACAGATGCTGATTGCGGCTCCGAATTTGACGGAGGCTCTTATCGTTGCAGCCCATCGGCAGCTGCACGACGACATGGCCCGGCTGATTGACGCCTTCGAGCTGATCGTCGTACCTCTTACCGAGCCGCTGGCCCATGCCGCGGTTCGCGCATACCGGCATTGGGGCAAGGGGTTCCACCCGGCCGGCCTCAATTTCGGCGACTGTTTCGCTTATGCTCTGGCGAAGGAGCATGACTGTCCGCTCCTCTTCGTGGGCGACGACTTCGCGAAAACCGACGTAACGGCCGCGACCGGCTAA
- the cysK gene encoding cysteine synthase A, with protein MKAANILETIGNTPHIRVSRLFGSAEVWIKSERSNPGGSVKDRIALSMIEDAERSGALKPGGTIIEPTSGNTGIGLAMVAAVKGYKLILVMPESMSLERRRLMLAYGATFDLTPKEKGMKGAIERAHELIGQTPDSWMPQQFENDANIEVHVRTTAQEILDDFRDSPIDVLITGVGTGGHITGCAQVLKKAWPNLKVFAVEPTLSPVISGGQPGPHPIQGIGAGFVPKNLHTQLLDGTIQVEAEDAKEWARRAAREEGMLVGVSSGAALSAIAQKLKELPEGSRILGFNYDTGERYLSVPDFLPES; from the coding sequence ATGAAAGCCGCAAACATCCTCGAGACGATCGGCAACACGCCGCACATCCGGGTAAGCCGCCTGTTCGGGTCCGCCGAAGTCTGGATCAAGTCCGAACGCTCCAATCCGGGCGGGTCGGTCAAGGACCGCATCGCCCTCTCGATGATCGAGGATGCGGAGCGGAGCGGGGCGCTGAAGCCCGGCGGCACGATCATCGAGCCGACCTCGGGCAATACCGGCATCGGCCTCGCCATGGTGGCGGCGGTCAAGGGCTACAAATTGATCCTCGTCATGCCCGAAAGCATGAGCCTGGAGCGCCGCCGGCTAATGCTGGCCTATGGCGCGACCTTCGATCTCACGCCCAAGGAAAAGGGCATGAAGGGCGCGATCGAGCGCGCCCACGAGCTGATCGGCCAGACGCCCGACAGCTGGATGCCGCAGCAGTTCGAGAACGACGCCAATATCGAGGTCCACGTCCGCACCACCGCGCAGGAGATATTGGACGACTTCCGCGACAGCCCGATCGACGTGCTGATCACCGGCGTCGGCACCGGCGGCCACATCACCGGCTGCGCCCAGGTGCTGAAGAAGGCCTGGCCGAACCTCAAGGTGTTCGCGGTCGAGCCGACTTTGTCGCCGGTCATTTCCGGCGGCCAGCCGGGCCCACACCCGATCCAGGGCATCGGCGCCGGCTTCGTGCCGAAGAACCTCCACACCCAGTTGCTCGACGGCACGATCCAGGTCGAGGCCGAGGACGCGAAGGAATGGGCTCGCCGCGCCGCGCGCGAGGAAGGCATGCTGGTCGGCGTCAGCTCCGGCGCGGCCCTCTCGGCCATTGCGCAGAAGCTCAAGGAACTGCCCGAAGGCAGCCGCATCCTCGGCTTCAACTACGACACCGGCGAGCGCTACCTCTCGGTGCCGGACTTCCTTCCGGAGAGCTGA
- a CDS encoding type II toxin-antitoxin system prevent-host-death family antitoxin, producing the protein MHISVTDAKGKLTDLVRRAEAGDEVILTRHGQPAVRLTPVNPKRCPDDLRARRLAAIDRAIAAARARGPDGGPSAARSQDFLYGDDGIPA; encoded by the coding sequence ATGCACATTTCCGTCACCGATGCCAAAGGCAAACTCACCGATCTCGTCCGCCGCGCCGAGGCTGGGGACGAAGTGATACTCACCCGCCACGGCCAGCCCGCCGTACGGTTGACGCCGGTGAACCCCAAGCGGTGTCCCGACGATCTGCGCGCGCGCCGGCTGGCGGCGATCGACCGTGCCATAGCCGCGGCGCGGGCGCGCGGCCCAGATGGCGGACCGAGCGCAGCCCGGAGCCAGGACTTCCTTTACGGCGATGACGGCATACCGGCGTGA